In Deinococcus metallilatus, the sequence CCGGCTGATGGGGCGTCGGTGGCCGCGTCCCGCCTGCCTTTGCCCCTGGCCGCCTCACCCGCGACTCCACCTACCAGCGGGGTGCTCAGGGTGACCTCGACTGACTCACCCGCGCAGGACGTCCCGGTGGTTTCCCCTTCTCCCGAGGAGCCAGTATGGCCGGCCCCCCCGCCCGCCTTCCCCGCACCTCCCCAGGGACTGCCGGTGAGCGGTGCCCGGCTGACGAGTTCCTTTTCCCCGGCGCACCCGGGGGTCGACCTGGCCGCGCCGCAGGGGACGGCGATCCACGCAGTCGCCGCGGGTGTGGTGGTGGAGTCGCGCTTCGACGCCCGCTCGGGGTGGGGCTGGACCGTGCTGCTCGAACACGAGGGAGGCTGGCGGACGCGCTACAGCCACAACAGCGCGAACGTGGCGCAGGTCGGGGAACAGGTCCGGGGCGGGCAACTCATCGCCAGGGTCGGCAGCACTGGCCGCAGTACCGGGCCGCACGTGGACTACCGGGTATACGTCGCGGGCGTGGCCGTCGACCCGCTGGCCCTGCCGCCGGGCCCCTCGGCCCTGCGCTGACCCCCGGTCACTTCGCGTCTGCCACCGCTGCGACCCTCCCGGAGTCCTGCGCGGCGGCCCTTCCCCTTTCGCTTCGGGCGTGGAGAAGCCAGCTTCACCATCTCCCCGGTGGGATCACCCCAAGTTCACGTCCGGCCGCTCGCGCGAACCTGTGCGAGCGTAGGTGAAGGTCTCAAGTCGCGTCCAGGAGGCTGTGCAGGACGGGTCGCACGCGCCCGGCAAGCAGGTCGATGCCCAACGGCGCGATGGTGTCCTCTCTGCAAAGACGTTCGATCTCTGCGGCGCACCACTCCCGCAGCTCCTCCGATAACCTGCCAGCACGGGCCAAGAGTCGCGGTACCGTGGCGACGGCCGACGGATCACGGTCCGTCGTCAACCAGGCGGCCAAAGCCACGGCGAACGCTGGGTCGTTTCGCAAGCGCCGGATCAGCGGCGGTGTCATACTTTCAGAGGCGATCGTGGGAACGGCCGTGCAGTGCTCGAACGTGCCTTTGAGCGCCTCGATCAAGTTCTCGGGTGTGGCGTGCAGGCCCATCAAACGGAAAGTGAGCCGGTAGGACGCTTCCGCCTTGCTGGACGCGTACCAGTCGTAGGCGCGGTGAACGACAGGGCTGTCCGGCCAACCCTCCGTCAGGGCCATCAGGACGCTTTCCCGAGGGGGGTCATCGCCGAACGCCGTGGTGAGCCGGTCCAACACAGAGGCGTTGCCTCTGAAGTGCTGGCCCAGCAGCTGGGCCGCGGCAAGCGTGGTGTCGCGGTGGGCATCTGCGTCCTCAAGAGCATCCAGACAGGCCTCCAAGAGGAGTCCGCTGCCCGGCACCACACGCCCGAGGAACCGCAATACTGCTGAGGAGTTTCCCACCGCACGGTGTTGTTCGACGACCTCCAGCACCTTCCGCCTGGCCACGGGAGACTCGTCCGCGTATGC encodes:
- a CDS encoding peptidoglycan DD-metalloendopeptidase family protein, coding for MRRPLLTLLLACAVSAAAVNVTVLPGDTLPVLAARHGVTPLDLLLANPGLGPADLRPGLTVALPPGAPGPLPVVPSPAPAPPSPAVPPVTPSSPDVATSTWTVRRGDTLSAIARRHGLSLSGLLALNPGVEPERPLMVGRVLVVPVGSTPADGASVAASRLPLPLAASPATPPTSGVLRVTSTDSPAQDVPVVSPSPEEPVWPAPPPAFPAPPQGLPVSGARLTSSFSPAHPGVDLAAPQGTAIHAVAAGVVVESRFDARSGWGWTVLLEHEGGWRTRYSHNSANVAQVGEQVRGGQLIARVGSTGRSTGPHVDYRVYVAGVAVDPLALPPGPSALR